One part of the Vogesella sp. LIG4 genome encodes these proteins:
- a CDS encoding DUF748 domain-containing protein gives MNDTDAPKPPLTRSRWPRRLAWAAGGIAVLMAGLWAGVPKAVDYAAGNWAQKVGRKLTLGKVEFAPWALRLTLHDVALRDRDGSNMFSAARLNVDAEGLPLLIGRFQFSDISLDAPHVWAARDSQGVWNWSRLVQDASGPPQPKEEKPSQPPKLLIRMLALNKGQVHVQDALAGNLQRQVLPLDFHLQNLSTLPQNQGRYQLAAELDDGTRLAWQGSLLLQPVQSDGVLKVDGLTLKGIWPYVHPYLQLDAPQGKLALNLPYHFDLAGFSASVWSRNFSARLDGLALAAPKTGSPFKLASLTVSDGQFALIGKQLKLGKVTLAGGEFATVLDGSNQPDWLAALPPAPAATVPAASKPAAKAEPGWQVSVPQLRLENWQLGATHRGFAAPLAARLKLDSLQAGINLDAKGALKVNAATLALSQLAVASGSQQPFARLGSLQLASSELDLAAHRITPGDISLQGLQLAANRDRQGRIDVLEALRQTSGSGKPAAAAASDSAAPTWQLRYPSVTLAGGDIGWKDATTSTPVALQLTDLAAKASGDPQQGWALQFGGALGKGKLQLDATAAANLQDIKGKLQSSGLPLQGVAPYALDSTVLRFGGGELSTDLGFAVNGKRWQADGKAALNRLALFEPGRREPLLGWQQLAISGIKAQPERVAIGDVRLVAPQLRLILDEKRVPNFAHLMKPAPATAKPVAASKPAAASAAPVVDVRAIRVRDARMDFADMGMQPSFGTRIHSLSGTVLGLSSKPGRRGTVTLDGRVDQFGDVRIRGALSPFEVTRDLDMTLSFRNIPLGSLNPYSINFAGWQITDGRLTTDLRYLLKDRQLNGDNRVVIDHIQLGNEVPNYQGTRLPLRLAVALLEDSDGRIDLALPVAGSLDQPDFSYGHLVWQAFRNILTKIVTAPFRALFGGQGFDAIYTDAGDARIPPPEREKLGKLADLMLKRPKLALAIGGGYDPELDSRELARYRVDSDILKRAAYQLQPDEPLPLPDMGDPAIRKAVGDVYAAQLGRFAWLKRVATEKDTAERAQAMRKELLAAQKVDQAALAALAKARGEAARKLLLQDKPELEARVSVQEPDKVKAEKDGVPLLVKLK, from the coding sequence ATGAATGATACCGACGCCCCCAAACCGCCATTGACGCGCTCGCGCTGGCCACGCCGCCTGGCCTGGGCCGCCGGTGGTATTGCCGTGCTGATGGCCGGCCTGTGGGCCGGCGTGCCCAAGGCGGTGGACTACGCCGCCGGCAACTGGGCGCAAAAGGTTGGCCGCAAGCTGACGCTGGGCAAGGTGGAGTTCGCGCCGTGGGCGCTGCGCCTCACCCTGCACGATGTGGCGCTGCGCGACCGTGACGGCAGCAATATGTTCAGCGCCGCGCGGCTGAACGTGGATGCCGAAGGGCTGCCGCTGCTGATCGGCCGCTTCCAGTTCTCCGACATCTCGCTGGATGCGCCGCACGTGTGGGCGGCGCGCGATAGCCAGGGGGTGTGGAACTGGAGCCGGCTGGTGCAGGACGCCAGCGGCCCGCCGCAGCCGAAGGAAGAGAAACCCTCGCAGCCGCCCAAGCTGCTGATCCGCATGCTGGCGCTGAACAAGGGGCAGGTGCACGTGCAGGATGCGCTGGCCGGCAACTTGCAGCGCCAGGTACTGCCGCTGGACTTCCACCTGCAGAACCTGTCCACCCTGCCGCAGAACCAGGGCCGCTACCAGTTGGCGGCGGAACTGGATGACGGCACCCGCCTGGCCTGGCAGGGCAGCCTGCTGTTGCAGCCGGTGCAGTCCGACGGCGTGCTGAAGGTGGACGGCCTGACGCTGAAGGGCATCTGGCCCTATGTGCATCCCTACCTGCAGCTGGACGCGCCGCAGGGCAAGCTGGCGCTGAACCTGCCGTATCACTTCGACCTGGCCGGCTTCTCGGCCAGTGTCTGGTCGCGCAATTTCAGTGCGCGGCTGGATGGCCTGGCGCTGGCGGCGCCGAAAACCGGCAGCCCGTTCAAACTGGCCAGCCTGACGGTGAGTGACGGCCAGTTCGCGCTGATCGGCAAACAGCTGAAGCTGGGCAAGGTCACCCTGGCCGGTGGTGAATTCGCTACCGTGCTGGATGGCAGCAACCAGCCGGACTGGCTGGCAGCCTTGCCGCCGGCGCCGGCCGCTACGGTACCTGCGGCCAGCAAACCCGCCGCCAAGGCAGAGCCGGGCTGGCAGGTGAGCGTGCCGCAGCTGCGGCTGGAAAACTGGCAGCTGGGAGCCACCCATCGCGGTTTTGCCGCCCCGCTGGCGGCCCGCCTGAAGCTGGACAGCCTGCAGGCCGGCATCAATCTGGATGCCAAGGGCGCGCTGAAAGTGAATGCTGCCACGCTGGCGCTGTCGCAACTGGCTGTAGCCAGCGGCAGCCAGCAGCCGTTCGCCCGCCTGGGCAGCCTGCAACTGGCCAGCAGCGAGCTGGACCTGGCGGCGCATCGCATCACCCCGGGTGACATCAGCCTGCAGGGCTTGCAGCTGGCCGCCAACCGCGACCGCCAGGGCCGCATCGACGTGCTGGAAGCGCTGCGTCAAACCTCCGGCAGCGGCAAGCCGGCGGCCGCCGCGGCGAGTGACAGCGCCGCGCCGACCTGGCAGCTGCGCTACCCGAGCGTGACCCTGGCCGGCGGCGATATCGGCTGGAAGGATGCCACCACCAGCACGCCGGTGGCGCTGCAGCTGACTGACCTTGCCGCCAAGGCCAGCGGCGACCCGCAGCAGGGCTGGGCGCTGCAGTTTGGCGGCGCGCTCGGCAAGGGCAAGCTGCAGCTGGACGCTACCGCTGCGGCCAACCTGCAGGACATCAAGGGCAAGCTGCAATCCAGCGGCCTGCCGTTGCAGGGGGTGGCGCCGTATGCGCTGGACAGCACCGTGCTGCGCTTTGGCGGCGGCGAGCTGTCCACCGATCTGGGCTTTGCCGTCAATGGCAAGCGCTGGCAGGCGGACGGCAAGGCGGCGCTGAACCGGCTCGCCCTGTTCGAGCCGGGGCGACGTGAGCCGCTGCTGGGCTGGCAGCAGCTGGCCATCAGCGGCATCAAGGCGCAGCCGGAGCGTGTCGCCATTGGCGATGTGCGCCTGGTGGCGCCACAGCTGCGGCTGATCCTGGACGAAAAGCGGGTGCCCAATTTTGCGCACCTGATGAAGCCGGCGCCGGCCACCGCCAAGCCGGTGGCCGCCAGTAAACCGGCCGCTGCCAGCGCGGCGCCGGTGGTGGACGTACGCGCCATCCGCGTGCGCGATGCGCGCATGGATTTTGCCGACATGGGCATGCAGCCGAGCTTCGGCACCCGCATCCACTCGCTGTCCGGTACCGTGCTAGGCCTGTCCAGCAAGCCGGGCCGCCGCGGCACGGTAACGCTGGATGGCCGCGTCGACCAGTTTGGCGACGTGCGCATCCGCGGCGCGCTGTCGCCGTTCGAGGTAACGCGCGACCTGGACATGACGCTGAGCTTCCGCAACATCCCGCTGGGCAGCCTCAACCCGTATTCGATCAACTTTGCCGGCTGGCAGATCACCGATGGCCGGCTGACCACCGATCTGCGCTACCTGCTGAAGGATCGCCAGCTTAACGGCGACAACCGCGTGGTGATCGACCACATCCAGCTGGGCAATGAAGTGCCCAACTACCAGGGCACCCGCCTGCCGCTGCGCCTCGCCGTGGCACTGCTGGAAGACAGCGACGGCCGCATCGACCTGGCGCTGCCGGTGGCCGGCAGCCTGGATCAGCCGGACTTCTCCTACGGCCACCTGGTGTGGCAGGCCTTCCGCAACATCCTGACCAAGATCGTTACCGCGCCGTTCCGCGCGCTGTTCGGCGGCCAGGGCTTTGATGCCATCTACACCGATGCCGGCGATGCGCGTATTCCGCCGCCGGAGCGCGAGAAGCTGGGCAAGCTGGCCGATCTGATGCTGAAGCGACCCAAGCTGGCACTGGCCATCGGCGGTGGCTACGACCCGGAGCTGGATAGCCGCGAACTGGCGCGCTACCGCGTGGACAGCGACATCCTCAAGCGTGCGGCCTACCAGCTGCAGCCGGATGAGCCGCTGCCGCTGCCGGACATGGGCGACCCGGCGATCCGCAAGGCGGTGGGCGATGTCTACGCCGCGCAGTTGGGGCGCTTTGCCTGGCTCAAACGCGTGGCCACCGAGAAAGACACTGCCGAGCGTGCGCAGGCCATGCGCAAGGAGCTGCTGGCGGCGCAGAAAGTGGATCAGGCGGCGCTGGCGGCACTGGCCAAGGCGCGCGGCGAGGCGGCGCGCAAGCTGCTGCTGCAGGACAAGCCGGAGCTGGAGGCGCGCGTCAGCGTGCAGGAGCCGGACAAGGTGAAGGCAGAGAAGGATGGGGTGCCGCTGCTGGTGAAACTGAAATAA
- a CDS encoding glutamine synthetase family protein, whose product MTHNAQAIQQWLDDHHITEVECLIPDMTGLARGKIVPRHKYNPAEGLRLPEAVLSMTVTGDYPEREFTSVADPDMRLIPDASTIRPVPWAKEPTAQIIHDCVNFDGSDADLAPRNVLKRILKLYEQEGLSAIVAPEMEFYLVEVEPDEDIPLRPPVGRTRRTEAGMQSFSIDAVNEYDDIFDVMYDWCEAQGLALDTLIHEMGTAQMEINLDHGDPLALADQVFLFKRTVREVAIRNNMYATFMAKPMQGQPGSAMHIHQSVVDADGRNIFSKPDGSASDAFLHFIGGLQTYLPAAMPFFAPYVNSYRRLSRFTSAPINLSWGYDNRTCGLRVPHSGPEARRVENRLAGVDVNPYLALAASLACGYLGMQQRIAPSQPLTGSAYEQPHQLPRHLDDAVDMLLKCQPLADIFGEHFIQTYGAIKEAEYSEFFDVISPWERRFLLLHV is encoded by the coding sequence ATGACCCACAATGCCCAAGCTATCCAGCAATGGCTGGACGACCATCACATCACCGAAGTGGAATGCCTGATTCCGGACATGACCGGGCTGGCTCGCGGCAAGATCGTGCCGCGCCACAAATACAACCCCGCCGAAGGCCTGCGCCTGCCGGAAGCCGTGCTCAGCATGACCGTGACCGGCGACTACCCGGAGCGCGAATTCACCTCGGTTGCCGACCCCGACATGCGTCTGATTCCGGACGCCAGCACCATCCGCCCGGTTCCCTGGGCGAAGGAACCCACCGCCCAGATCATCCACGACTGCGTCAATTTCGACGGCAGCGACGCCGACCTGGCGCCACGCAATGTACTCAAACGCATCCTCAAGCTGTATGAGCAGGAAGGCCTGTCCGCCATCGTGGCCCCGGAAATGGAGTTCTACCTGGTAGAGGTGGAACCCGATGAAGACATCCCGCTGCGCCCGCCGGTTGGCCGCACCCGCCGCACCGAGGCCGGGATGCAGAGTTTCAGTATCGATGCGGTCAACGAGTACGACGACATCTTCGACGTGATGTACGACTGGTGCGAGGCGCAGGGCCTGGCGCTGGATACGCTGATCCACGAGATGGGCACCGCGCAGATGGAGATCAACCTGGACCACGGCGACCCGCTGGCGCTGGCCGACCAGGTATTCCTGTTCAAGCGCACCGTGCGCGAGGTGGCGATCCGCAACAATATGTACGCCACCTTCATGGCCAAGCCGATGCAGGGCCAGCCGGGCAGCGCCATGCACATACACCAGAGCGTGGTGGATGCCGACGGCCGCAATATCTTCAGCAAGCCGGACGGCAGCGCCTCCGACGCCTTCCTGCATTTCATCGGCGGCCTGCAGACCTATCTGCCGGCGGCAATGCCGTTCTTTGCGCCGTACGTAAACAGCTACCGCCGCCTCAGCCGCTTCACCTCGGCGCCGATCAACCTCAGCTGGGGTTACGACAACCGTACCTGCGGCCTGCGCGTGCCGCATTCCGGCCCCGAGGCGCGGCGAGTGGAAAACCGCCTGGCCGGAGTGGATGTGAACCCCTACCTGGCGCTGGCCGCCAGCCTGGCCTGCGGCTACCTGGGCATGCAGCAGCGCATCGCCCCCAGCCAGCCGCTCACCGGCAGCGCCTACGAGCAGCCACACCAGCTGCCGCGCCACCTGGACGACGCCGTGGACATGCTGCTCAAGTGTCAGCCGCTGGCCGACATCTTCGGCGAGCATTTCATCCAGACCTATGGCGCCATCAAGGAGGCCGAGTACAGCGAGTTCTTCGACGTGATCAGCCCGTGGGAGCGCCGCTTCCTGCTGCTGCACGTGTAA